One genomic window of Halanaerobium saccharolyticum subsp. saccharolyticum DSM 6643 includes the following:
- the pgsA gene encoding CDP-diacylglycerol--glycerol-3-phosphate 3-phosphatidyltransferase: MNVPNKLSTLRILLVPIIIYLLFINTLSSSIAALVVFALAALTDKYDGYYARKHDLITTLGKILDPLADKLLIIGVFTAFVQIGVLSTWPLLIIVARELAVTGLRVVAADQGSVIPANIWGKTKTTIQMITAIALIIDPKIFELPFILTEGLVWLTVLITIYSGYTYFAGAEVDYS, translated from the coding sequence ATGAACGTACCTAATAAATTATCTACATTAAGAATTTTGCTGGTTCCAATAATTATTTATTTGCTTTTTATTAACACTTTAAGTTCTAGTATTGCTGCTTTAGTAGTCTTTGCTCTGGCTGCTTTAACTGATAAATATGATGGTTATTATGCCAGAAAGCATGATTTGATAACGACTTTGGGTAAAATTCTTGATCCACTGGCAGATAAACTCTTAATTATTGGTGTTTTTACTGCTTTTGTGCAAATTGGAGTTTTATCTACCTGGCCGCTGCTAATTATTGTGGCAAGAGAACTTGCAGTAACTGGATTACGAGTGGTTGCAGCTGATCAGGGTTCAGTAATTCCAGCTAATATCTGGGGTAAAACTAAAACTACTATTCAGATGATAACCGCTATTGCCTTAATTATTGACCCTAAAATTTTCGAGCTACCTTTTATTCTAACTGAAGGATTAGTCTGGCTGACTGTATTAATAACTATTTATTCAGGTTATACCTATTTTGCTGGGGCAGAGGTTGATTATTCTTAA
- the rimO gene encoding 30S ribosomal protein S12 methylthiotransferase RimO, with protein sequence MIKYSLMTLGCPKNEVDSQHMNGFLRGEKDFKYTNDFKKAEVIVINTCGFIQDAKEESIETILTALEYKNKYNCKSVIVTGCLTQRYSEELKKDIPEIDAILGTSNFDEIAEVIRESLEGKETGGIEEAGFDYSSSLPRELDNNVYAYLKIAEGCNNNCTYCSIPQIRGTVKSRSIADIVAEAKRIAESGIKEIIIIAQDTTQYGIDIYGRSALAPLLKKLAEVEGIKWIRVLYSYPEFITDEIIDVFAEEEKICNYFDLPIQHSSEKIRKLMNRKGTEADIANIINKIRNKIPDAKLRTSLITGFPGEDEKDFEQLKEFVKKYKFDRLGVFEFSREEGTAAYNFEHRVPAEIKAERKEEIMQLQQEISLSKNQKFVNKKLEIIIEDQDQENYLARSRYDSPEIDNQIYIPIENHELQIGEIYEAVIKEAFHYDLIGEIENERT encoded by the coding sequence ATGATAAAATATTCTTTAATGACCTTAGGCTGTCCCAAAAATGAGGTTGACAGTCAGCATATGAATGGATTTTTAAGAGGAGAAAAAGATTTTAAATATACTAATGACTTTAAAAAAGCAGAAGTAATAGTAATCAATACCTGTGGTTTTATACAGGATGCTAAAGAAGAATCAATTGAAACAATTTTAACAGCATTAGAATATAAAAATAAATATAACTGTAAGTCCGTTATTGTTACCGGCTGCTTAACTCAAAGATATAGTGAGGAGTTAAAAAAGGATATTCCAGAAATTGATGCTATCCTGGGGACTTCAAACTTTGATGAAATAGCAGAAGTTATTAGAGAAAGTTTAGAAGGCAAAGAAACTGGAGGTATAGAAGAGGCAGGTTTTGATTATAGTTCTTCCTTACCGCGCGAATTAGATAATAACGTTTATGCTTATCTGAAGATAGCTGAAGGCTGTAATAACAATTGTACCTACTGCAGCATACCTCAGATTAGGGGAACGGTTAAAAGTAGATCAATTGCTGACATTGTAGCTGAGGCAAAAAGAATCGCAGAATCGGGAATAAAAGAAATAATTATTATTGCTCAGGATACAACTCAATATGGAATTGATATTTATGGTCGTTCTGCTTTAGCTCCGCTTTTAAAAAAATTAGCAGAAGTAGAAGGCATCAAATGGATTCGTGTTTTATACAGCTACCCTGAATTTATAACAGATGAAATTATAGATGTTTTTGCTGAAGAAGAAAAAATCTGTAATTATTTTGATCTTCCAATTCAGCATTCTTCAGAAAAAATAAGAAAATTAATGAATCGTAAAGGAACTGAAGCAGATATCGCTAATATAATAAATAAGATTAGAAATAAAATTCCTGATGCTAAACTTAGAACTTCTTTAATTACTGGTTTTCCTGGAGAAGATGAAAAAGATTTTGAGCAGTTAAAAGAGTTTGTTAAAAAATACAAATTTGATAGACTGGGTGTTTTTGAATTTTCTAGAGAAGAAGGAACTGCAGCATATAACTTTGAGCATCGAGTGCCCGCAGAAATTAAAGCAGAACGTAAAGAAGAAATTATGCAGTTGCAGCAGGAAATTTCACTTAGTAAGAACCAGAAATTTGTAAATAAAAAATTAGAAATCATTATCGAGGATCAAGACCAAGAAAACTATTTAGCTCGCTCACGTTATGATTCGCCTGAGATAGATAATCAAATTTACATTCCAATTGAAAATCATGAGCTTCAGATTGGAGAGATTTATGAGGCTGTAATAAAAGAGGCCTTCCATTATGATTTAATAGGAGAGATCGAGAATGAACGTACCTAA
- a CDS encoding helix-turn-helix domain-containing protein produces the protein MEDIELGTLLKKARQEKGLTLNDIQELTKIRKKYLEAIEANNFDVLPGKVYLKVFIKGYAREVDINYKELLNYYPVLNIKEESKSPIHQDYLDGTKVTHKVKGNKGRKKSIFKIIFIVLISLFLIAAGVYTFQYFASSEIRLLNQNVNDEQNIEENALILENTEDSNQQNNENNKTEAEMEAELADINNENDILDSIDPEILSDQNTEIINPNNFNDMEGINSAESDKITEIIVSNNLMEEQNIVEDTLTNINEDNNQQIDVDENIEINETLTMNDADTKPENSSEIAENNETEAQSSEMDKTINFMASDTVWVNIRLDGETAFSGILEAGDSRDFELNNELYIKIGNAGAITAVVNGEERGPWSGPAGIAEVEFKVEDDKININNLREDN, from the coding sequence TTGGAAGATATAGAGTTAGGAACATTATTGAAAAAGGCAAGACAAGAAAAAGGATTAACTCTTAACGATATTCAAGAACTAACAAAAATTAGAAAAAAATATTTAGAAGCTATAGAAGCGAATAATTTTGATGTTCTTCCAGGCAAGGTTTATTTAAAAGTTTTTATCAAAGGCTATGCTAGAGAGGTTGATATAAATTATAAAGAACTTTTAAATTACTATCCAGTTCTAAATATTAAAGAGGAAAGTAAAAGCCCTATCCATCAAGATTATCTTGATGGAACAAAGGTAACTCATAAAGTGAAAGGGAATAAGGGTCGCAAAAAAAGTATTTTTAAAATTATTTTTATTGTACTTATTTCTTTATTTTTAATTGCTGCTGGAGTTTATACATTTCAGTATTTTGCGAGTTCAGAAATAAGATTATTAAATCAAAATGTTAATGATGAACAAAACATTGAGGAGAATGCCTTAATTTTAGAGAATACAGAAGATAGTAATCAGCAAAATAATGAAAATAATAAAACTGAAGCAGAAATGGAAGCAGAATTAGCAGATATAAATAATGAAAATGATATTTTAGATTCTATAGATCCAGAAATATTATCTGATCAGAATACTGAAATTATAAATCCAAATAATTTTAATGATATGGAAGGGATTAATTCAGCTGAAAGTGATAAAATAACTGAAATTATTGTTTCCAATAATCTAATGGAAGAACAGAATATAGTCGAGGATACTTTAACTAATATTAATGAAGATAATAATCAGCAAATTGATGTTGATGAGAATATTGAAATTAATGAAACTTTAACAATGAATGATGCCGATACAAAGCCTGAAAACTCATCTGAAATTGCTGAAAATAACGAAACAGAGGCTCAAAGCAGTGAAATGGATAAAACCATTAATTTTATGGCATCTGACACTGTTTGGGTTAATATAAGGCTTGATGGAGAAACCGCTTTTAGTGGTATTTTAGAAGCTGGAGACAGCAGAGATTTTGAACTTAATAATGAACTCTACATTAAAATTGGTAATGCAGGAGCTATAACAGCTGTAGTTAATGGAGAAGAACGCGGCCCCTGGAGTGGACCAGCCGGAATTGCAGAAGTAGAATTTAAAGTTGAAGATGATAAAATAAATATAAATAATTTAAGAGAAGACAACTAA
- a CDS encoding ABC transporter permease yields the protein MDTLKQIFSLSLILASFRFATPLILAALGGIFSERSGVVNIALEGMMLIGAFAAVYGSASTGSPWIGVLYSMIAGLSFAAILALVCVTFKANQIVVATGINIFASGITIFLLQVLFGVKGTSPIVTRLPAFRVLGVRYNPITYIALILVPVVWFIFFKTHWGLRIRSIGEHPAAADTLGINVNRWRFISVLISGVLAGLAGAHLSIGDGSAFVREMSAGRGFIALAAMIFGKWHPFGAFGAAMLFGFAEAVAVRVDFPFIPSELISAIPYVLTLVVLAGFFGKSTPPAASGEPYYKGEK from the coding sequence ATGGATACATTAAAACAAATATTTTCTTTATCATTAATTCTTGCAAGTTTTCGTTTTGCTACTCCTTTAATATTAGCAGCATTAGGAGGTATTTTTTCTGAGAGATCCGGTGTTGTTAATATTGCTTTAGAAGGTATGATGCTTATTGGCGCTTTTGCAGCAGTTTATGGTAGTGCAAGTACTGGAAGTCCCTGGATTGGTGTTTTGTATTCAATGATTGCTGGTTTGTCTTTTGCGGCGATTTTAGCCCTTGTTTGTGTAACCTTTAAGGCAAATCAAATTGTAGTTGCTACCGGTATTAATATTTTTGCCTCTGGAATTACAATTTTCTTACTGCAGGTATTATTTGGAGTAAAAGGTACTTCTCCAATCGTAACTAGATTACCTGCTTTTAGAGTCTTAGGAGTTAGATATAACCCGATTACCTATATTGCTTTGATCTTAGTTCCAGTTGTTTGGTTTATTTTCTTTAAAACCCACTGGGGTCTTAGAATTAGATCCATTGGTGAACATCCAGCAGCAGCTGATACACTAGGTATCAATGTTAATAGATGGAGATTTATCAGTGTTTTAATAAGTGGTGTTTTAGCAGGTTTAGCAGGAGCACACTTATCGATAGGTGATGGTAGTGCTTTTGTTAGAGAAATGTCTGCCGGCCGTGGTTTTATTGCTCTAGCGGCTATGATTTTTGGTAAATGGCATCCTTTTGGTGCCTTTGGTGCTGCAATGTTATTTGGTTTTGCAGAAGCTGTTGCAGTTCGAGTAGATTTTCCGTTTATACCTTCAGAACTAATTAGTGCAATACCTTATGTACTTACTCTAGTTGTACTAGCTGGATTTTTTGGTAAATCAACTCCGCCTGCAGCCTCAGGTGAGCCATATTATAAAGGCGAGAAATAA
- a CDS encoding phosphatidylglycerophosphatase A family protein, which translates to MLKKINHFLATGFYSGHLPYAPGTWGSLLMVLLVFTFPLLNNIYFISALSIGGIAIADFEERQTGIKDDSKIVIDEMAGQLLAYYTLPLNIPVLIGGFILFRIFDITKPWLIDKVQDLPSGWGVMLDDILAGLTTLIILKIIIFII; encoded by the coding sequence ATGCTTAAAAAAATAAATCATTTTTTGGCAACAGGTTTTTATAGTGGACATCTTCCCTATGCACCTGGAACCTGGGGTTCATTATTAATGGTCTTACTTGTTTTTACCTTTCCGTTATTAAATAACATCTATTTCATATCTGCTCTTTCTATAGGTGGAATTGCCATAGCTGATTTTGAAGAAAGGCAGACAGGCATCAAAGATGATAGTAAAATAGTGATAGATGAGATGGCCGGTCAGTTATTAGCATATTATACTTTACCATTAAATATACCAGTTTTAATCGGAGGCTTCATTTTATTTAGAATTTTTGATATTACTAAACCCTGGTTGATCGATAAAGTTCAAGATTTACCCTCGGGTTGGGGAGTAATGCTGGATGATATTTTAGCAGGATTAACTACTTTAATAATTTTAAAAATAATTATCTTTATAATTTGA
- a CDS encoding BMP family lipoprotein → MKKVLSLAIVFAFVMMVVFAAVPAAAQDTRVGIVLSTGGLGDLSFNDAAYRGLQRAEEELGISFQYIEPADPSEDQTALRRFASRGFDLVIGVGFQMADSLQTVAAEYPETRFAHVDQAFQDVPDNIVTLNFAEWEGSFLAGALAALTSENGNVGFVGGVDFSLIHRFEGGFYQGAKYIDPDIEFQTRYADDFGDPARGREIALGMIDDGADVIYHAAGGTGSGVFQAAEEEDIYAIGVDSNQNYVAPGYVIASMLKKVDNAVFDTVKSVVEGNYQGGENLYFTLEDGGVDLTSLTEVGQPVMDALNNGTITEAELQTIEEMKETVTSPHADRIAEIKEMIINGEIDVENWGETGRPDNL, encoded by the coding sequence TTGAAAAAAGTTTTAAGTTTAGCTATTGTTTTTGCTTTTGTTATGATGGTTGTTTTTGCAGCAGTTCCAGCAGCTGCACAGGACACTAGAGTAGGTATTGTTCTATCTACAGGTGGTCTTGGAGATTTATCTTTTAATGATGCAGCATATCGCGGCTTACAGAGAGCCGAAGAAGAATTAGGAATTAGTTTCCAATATATCGAGCCAGCTGATCCATCTGAAGATCAAACAGCACTACGTCGTTTTGCATCTAGAGGTTTCGATCTAGTTATTGGTGTAGGTTTTCAGATGGCAGATAGTTTACAGACTGTTGCAGCTGAATATCCAGAAACTAGATTTGCTCATGTAGATCAGGCTTTTCAGGATGTTCCAGATAATATTGTAACATTAAACTTTGCTGAGTGGGAAGGATCCTTCCTTGCAGGAGCTTTAGCAGCTTTAACTAGTGAAAACGGTAATGTAGGATTTGTTGGTGGAGTAGATTTTTCATTAATCCACCGTTTCGAAGGCGGATTTTATCAGGGCGCAAAATACATCGATCCTGATATTGAATTTCAGACAAGATACGCTGATGACTTCGGAGATCCTGCTAGAGGTCGTGAAATTGCACTTGGTATGATTGATGATGGTGCAGATGTAATTTATCATGCAGCTGGTGGTACAGGTTCTGGAGTTTTCCAGGCAGCTGAAGAAGAAGACATTTATGCAATTGGTGTAGATTCCAATCAAAATTATGTAGCACCAGGTTATGTTATTGCAAGTATGCTTAAAAAAGTAGATAACGCTGTATTTGATACAGTTAAATCTGTTGTAGAAGGTAATTATCAGGGCGGAGAAAACTTATACTTTACTCTAGAAGATGGTGGTGTTGATCTAACTAGCTTAACTGAAGTTGGACAGCCAGTAATGGATGCTTTAAACAATGGAACAATTACTGAAGCTGAATTGCAAACTATTGAAGAAATGAAGGAAACAGTTACTTCTCCTCATGCTGATCGGATAGCTGAAATTAAAGAAATGATCATCAATGGTGAAATTGATGTAGAAAATTGGGGAGAAACAGGCAGACCTGATAACCTTTAA
- a CDS encoding ABC transporter permease yields MNKYSDKIKSILTDLALSLFSIIVALIVGTLFIYLTDKSPVDAYSALYIGAFGSFRAIANTLWRSTPLILTGLAVALPFRAGLFNIGAEGQLLMGGFTAGVVGFYFTSLPAFIHLPFAIIAGMFVGGLWGGLPGLLKAKMDVHEVIATIMLNHIAIALTINYGINIFRNTGRPATPRIMESASMFNFKNIMDYPLLSNLPFAELFASPAIRLHINFFLALIAAVVLWYLLFKTTLGYEMRAVGFNPDGAEYGGINASKGIITAMFISGAVAGLAGVGEVLGTHLSFINGMDAGYGFTGIAVALIGQTHPIGVILGGLLFGALAQGGLEMQFSGIPSEIVMLIQALVIFFVAALQVFKVYLAKKKAKGGVE; encoded by the coding sequence GTGAATAAATATTCAGATAAAATAAAATCTATTTTAACAGATTTAGCTTTGTCTTTATTCTCAATAATTGTTGCACTAATCGTTGGTACATTATTTATATATTTAACCGATAAATCACCTGTAGATGCATATTCTGCTTTATACATAGGTGCTTTTGGTAGTTTTAGAGCAATCGCAAATACTTTGTGGCGCTCGACCCCCTTGATTTTAACTGGACTAGCTGTAGCTCTACCATTTAGAGCTGGTTTATTTAATATTGGGGCAGAAGGACAGCTTCTAATGGGAGGATTTACTGCAGGAGTTGTTGGTTTTTATTTTACTTCTTTACCTGCATTTATTCATCTTCCTTTTGCTATTATAGCCGGAATGTTTGTCGGTGGTCTCTGGGGAGGTTTACCTGGTTTATTAAAAGCTAAAATGGATGTACACGAAGTTATAGCGACTATCATGTTAAATCATATTGCTATTGCTTTGACTATTAATTATGGTATTAATATCTTTAGAAATACAGGTCGACCAGCTACTCCTAGAATAATGGAATCTGCTTCAATGTTTAACTTTAAAAATATTATGGATTATCCGCTATTATCCAATCTTCCTTTTGCTGAATTGTTTGCAAGTCCTGCAATTAGACTTCATATCAACTTTTTTCTTGCTCTTATAGCAGCCGTTGTTTTATGGTATTTATTATTTAAAACTACACTTGGTTATGAAATGAGAGCAGTTGGTTTTAATCCAGATGGTGCCGAATATGGTGGTATTAATGCCAGCAAAGGTATTATAACTGCTATGTTTATTAGTGGTGCTGTTGCCGGATTAGCTGGAGTCGGTGAAGTATTAGGAACCCATTTAAGTTTTATAAATGGTATGGACGCGGGTTATGGTTTCACTGGAATCGCTGTTGCTTTAATTGGTCAGACACATCCAATTGGAGTTATTTTAGGTGGTCTTTTATTTGGAGCATTAGCACAGGGTGGTCTGGAAATGCAATTTTCAGGTATTCCGTCTGAAATTGTAATGTTAATTCAGGCTTTAGTCATCTTCTTTGTTGCAGCCCTCCAGGTCTTTAAAGTATATCTTGCTAAGAAAAAAGCTAAAGGAGGGGTTGAATAA
- a CDS encoding DUF2103 domain-containing protein, with protein MANKYRHNKVKQEHTIIEDILPLLEDIALSKLIKSIIPGRINRRKGSGTPAYIQLKYNTQSGIKLIAKNSSSLQEIFVVTDYPDKTMEYLKKLDYIK; from the coding sequence ATGGCTAATAAGTACAGGCATAATAAAGTTAAGCAAGAACATACAATAATCGAGGATATACTACCTTTGTTAGAAGATATAGCTCTTTCTAAATTAATTAAGAGTATAATTCCGGGCCGAATTAATAGGAGAAAAGGAAGTGGAACTCCTGCTTATATTCAATTAAAATATAATACCCAAAGTGGTATTAAATTGATAGCTAAAAATAGTTCTTCACTGCAGGAAATTTTTGTAGTGACTGATTATCCAGATAAAACAATGGAATACTTAAAAAAACTAGATTATATAAAATAA
- a CDS encoding tRNA (mnm(5)s(2)U34)-methyltransferase, with protein sequence MQNDFLNAVEFSHYLLEKEVEIGDVVLDATAGNGHDTKFLAELVGEEGKVYAFDIQQEALDNTADLLETNSLAKQCKLIKSDHAEIDKYVEEDLDTVIFNLGYLPGGNKEIITKSESTITALKKSLKLLKETGLVILVIYSGHQGGEKEKESILNYSSNLDYKNIMF encoded by the coding sequence ATGCAAAATGATTTTTTAAATGCGGTAGAATTTTCTCATTATTTATTAGAAAAAGAAGTTGAAATAGGAGATGTTGTACTTGATGCTACAGCTGGAAATGGCCATGATACTAAATTTTTAGCTGAATTAGTAGGAGAAGAGGGAAAGGTTTATGCTTTTGATATTCAGCAGGAAGCATTAGATAATACTGCTGATTTATTAGAAACTAATTCTTTAGCAAAACAGTGTAAGCTAATCAAGTCAGATCATGCTGAAATAGATAAATATGTTGAAGAAGACTTAGATACTGTTATTTTCAATCTTGGTTATTTACCAGGAGGAAATAAGGAAATTATAACTAAAAGCGAGAGTACAATAACTGCTCTTAAAAAATCTTTAAAACTATTAAAAGAAACAGGTTTAGTTATTCTTGTTATTTATAGTGGACATCAGGGTGGAGAAAAAGAAAAAGAATCAATCTTAAATTATAGTTCAAATTTAGATTATAAAAATATAATGTTTTAA
- a CDS encoding ABC transporter ATP-binding protein: MPREDNYILDMQNITKIFPGVKANDNVNLSIKEGEIHALVGENGAGKTTLMNVLYGLYDPDGGQVFYEGNKINLDGPQDAIKLGIGMVHQHFMLVDPLTVTENIVLGNEPRSGLMLDQKTAKREVKEISEKYGLFVDPEAKIEDISVGMQQRVEIIKTLYRGAELLIFDEPTAVLTPQEIDELFDIFKSLKEQGKTIIFITHKLKEVKEISDRITVLRSGKSVDTVNTEDVSEEDVAELMVGRQVLLEVEKTEAKPGAEIFNVENLNIKDNRGIPAVKDISLSVKKGEILGIAGVEGNGQSELIEAITGLRDIESGKIKLRDKDISKYNAREIKREKVAHIPEDRQKRGLIMDFDLKENIILGYHDLNPFSKNGVMQYDNIAQYTADLIKKYDIRGGGMEAKAKNLSGGNQQKLIVAREFSHDPEFLIASQPTRGVDVGSIEFIHKQIVDRRDAGAGVLLVSAELSEVLSLSDRIAVIFEGEIVDVLKASETDERELGKLMTGSKTEAGGESSE, from the coding sequence ATGCCCAGGGAAGATAATTATATTTTAGATATGCAGAATATAACTAAAATATTTCCAGGTGTAAAAGCAAATGATAATGTTAATTTATCAATTAAAGAAGGGGAGATCCATGCCCTTGTTGGAGAAAATGGTGCTGGTAAAACAACTTTAATGAATGTTTTATATGGCCTTTATGATCCTGATGGTGGCCAGGTTTTTTATGAAGGAAATAAAATTAATTTAGACGGACCCCAGGATGCTATTAAATTAGGGATAGGAATGGTTCATCAGCACTTTATGTTGGTTGATCCACTAACTGTAACCGAAAACATCGTGCTTGGTAATGAACCTCGCAGCGGCCTGATGTTAGATCAGAAAACTGCAAAAAGAGAAGTTAAAGAGATTTCTGAAAAATATGGTCTATTTGTAGATCCTGAAGCTAAAATAGAGGATATTTCTGTTGGAATGCAGCAGCGAGTAGAAATCATTAAAACTTTATATAGAGGTGCAGAACTTTTAATTTTTGATGAACCAACTGCGGTTTTAACTCCACAGGAAATTGATGAATTATTTGATATTTTTAAATCTTTAAAAGAACAGGGTAAAACCATTATTTTTATTACCCACAAACTTAAAGAAGTTAAAGAAATTTCTGATAGAATTACTGTTTTACGTTCAGGTAAAAGTGTTGATACTGTCAATACCGAAGATGTTAGTGAAGAAGATGTGGCTGAGTTAATGGTTGGAAGACAGGTTTTATTAGAGGTTGAAAAAACTGAAGCTAAACCTGGTGCAGAAATATTTAATGTTGAAAACTTAAATATAAAAGATAATAGAGGTATTCCTGCAGTAAAAGATATATCATTATCAGTTAAAAAAGGAGAAATTCTTGGTATTGCAGGTGTAGAAGGTAATGGTCAGTCAGAATTAATTGAAGCCATAACCGGGCTTCGCGATATCGAAAGTGGAAAAATAAAACTCCGGGACAAAGATATAAGTAAATATAATGCACGAGAGATAAAAAGAGAAAAAGTAGCACATATACCAGAAGATAGACAAAAACGTGGTCTTATTATGGATTTTGATCTCAAAGAAAATATTATTTTAGGGTACCATGATTTAAATCCGTTTTCTAAAAATGGAGTTATGCAGTATGATAATATAGCTCAATATACAGCAGATTTAATTAAAAAATACGATATACGTGGCGGCGGAATGGAAGCGAAGGCTAAAAATTTATCTGGTGGTAATCAACAAAAACTTATTGTTGCTAGAGAGTTTTCCCATGACCCTGAATTTTTAATTGCCTCTCAACCAACCCGTGGTGTAGATGTTGGCTCAATAGAATTTATTCACAAACAGATTGTTGATCGCAGAGATGCAGGTGCAGGAGTATTATTGGTTTCTGCAGAATTAAGCGAGGTATTATCTTTAAGTGATAGAATTGCGGTAATTTTTGAAGGAGAAATTGTTGATGTTTTAAAAGCTTCAGAAACAGATGAAAGAGAACTTGGTAAATTGATGACTGGTTCTAAAACTGAAGCAGGAGGTGAGAGTAGTGAATAA
- a CDS encoding dihydrolipoyl dehydrogenase family protein, translated as MEKHDLIVIGMGPAGMAVTAMAANMDLDVLSIEKHKVGGECLNYGCVPSKALLKAGEVNEVTENLKKFGINFSGKTEIENPLEIVREKVGEISGSKTMKAFERAELIINQGEAKFVDKKVIEVDGKQYTADKIFIATGTEPLIPPIPGLKDVHRLTNLNIFEQEDIPEKLTIIGGGAIGSEMAQAFSRLGAEINMFQIDDHLVPTGDEEAGRVLEEKFKKEGIGVYNSTGINKVEEKDGKIITHTDAGVFESDEILVATGRKAVLEPLQLDNAGIDYDKNGIKINKRLETNVKGVYAVGDCNGKALLSHAAMHQGMLALMNAINPTPIKQFKYDDFLVPWSVFTKPEIAQAGLTEKEAKEKNINYQVVKEKYENYGRAIADGKPEGFVKVITNSKGKIYGATIVGEQASELIHEWILAIQHNISMFDLMMTQHSFPTISLMNKRIAEKWMMGKTNTGMVPKLAKKFI; from the coding sequence ATGGAAAAACATGATTTGATAGTTATTGGAATGGGTCCTGCAGGAATGGCAGTAACTGCTATGGCAGCAAATATGGATCTAGATGTTCTCTCAATTGAGAAACATAAAGTTGGGGGAGAATGTTTAAATTACGGCTGTGTTCCTAGTAAGGCTTTATTAAAAGCAGGAGAAGTTAATGAAGTAACTGAAAATTTAAAGAAATTTGGAATTAATTTCTCAGGAAAAACTGAAATTGAAAACCCTTTAGAAATAGTAAGAGAAAAAGTTGGAGAAATTAGCGGCAGTAAAACAATGAAAGCCTTTGAGAGAGCAGAATTAATTATTAATCAAGGGGAAGCAAAATTTGTAGATAAAAAAGTTATTGAAGTTGATGGGAAGCAGTATACAGCTGATAAAATATTTATTGCTACTGGTACTGAACCATTAATTCCACCTATCCCTGGTTTAAAGGATGTACACCGTTTAACTAATTTAAATATTTTTGAGCAGGAAGATATCCCAGAAAAACTAACTATTATTGGTGGTGGAGCAATTGGTTCTGAAATGGCTCAAGCTTTTTCTAGATTGGGCGCAGAAATCAATATGTTCCAGATAGATGATCACCTGGTTCCAACTGGTGATGAAGAAGCGGGTCGAGTTCTAGAAGAAAAATTTAAAAAAGAAGGTATTGGTGTTTATAACAGTACTGGAATTAATAAAGTTGAAGAAAAAGATGGCAAAATTATTACTCATACAGATGCTGGTGTATTTGAATCAGATGAAATTCTTGTAGCTACAGGAAGAAAAGCTGTTTTAGAACCACTACAACTTGATAATGCGGGTATAGACTATGATAAAAATGGTATAAAAATAAATAAACGATTAGAAACAAATGTTAAAGGAGTTTATGCTGTTGGAGATTGTAATGGTAAGGCACTTCTGTCCCATGCTGCAATGCATCAGGGAATGTTAGCTTTAATGAATGCTATTAATCCGACTCCCATTAAACAGTTCAAATATGATGATTTCCTTGTTCCCTGGTCTGTTTTCACAAAACCAGAAATTGCTCAAGCTGGTTTGACAGAAAAAGAAGCAAAAGAAAAAAATATAAATTATCAGGTAGTCAAAGAAAAGTATGAAAATTATGGACGGGCAATTGCTGATGGTAAACCAGAAGGTTTTGTAAAAGTAATAACTAACAGTAAAGGTAAAATCTATGGTGCTACTATTGTTGGAGAACAGGCAAGTGAATTAATCCATGAATGGATTTTAGCAATTCAGCATAATATTTCAATGTTTGATTTAATGATGACTCAGCACTCTTTTCCAACAATTTCGTTAATGAATAAAAGAATAGCTGAAAAATGGATGATGGGAAAAACTAATACAGGAATGGTTCCTAAATTAGCTAAAAAGTTTATTTAA